ATGCAACGCCAAGGCGCGGAGGGGAACCCGCACGCTCATGGGATCCGCGACGGTCACCGTGGGCAGCCGCTCACGCAGGACAGCCACCACGTCGTCACCCGAGCCCAGCATCACCTCGTGCCCGGCCGCGCGCAGGTGCAAGGCCAGCGGCAGCATCGGAAAGGCGTGGCCGATCAGCGGGGTGGCGATGAACAGGACTCGCATGGTGTCGTTTCACACTCCGAGCGCGGCGGCCAGCACCGGCCACCCGGCGGCCAGGTGATCGTGCCAGTAGGGCCAGCTGTGGGTGCCGGCCGGGGTCAGGTCGTAGGTGGCGGGGATACCGAGGTCGCCGAGTTCGCGCTGCAGGACCGCGGTGCACAGGCGAGTACCGAATTCGATTGCCCCGCCCTCGAATACGACATCGGGCAGGTCGGGAGTGCCGGCGTTCTCGTGCTCGCCGGGCAGTCCGGAGGCCGCGTAGACGTAGAGCGATTTGCCGCGCAGGCGGTCGGCGTGGGCGAGCACATCGTGTGCGGCCCAGTCGGGATCGTCCGCGGCGCCCCACATGTTCTGCGGGTCGGAGCCGCCGGTGCCGATGATGTAGCGCAGTTCAGCCTGCCCGACCGCATCGGCGGTGTTGTAGCAGCCGCTCAATGCCGCGACCGCCCGATACAGGGCGCCGGAGCGCTCGGCCAGCATCATGGCGGCCTGTGCGCCCATGGAGATGCCGACGATCGCATTGCGCCCGTTGCCGTCGAAGCGGTCGTCCAGCAGCGGCGGCAGCTCCTGGGTCAGCAGCGTCTCCCATTTCTGGTGTCCGCGCACG
This sequence is a window from Nocardia yunnanensis. Protein-coding genes within it:
- a CDS encoding alpha/beta hydrolase, whose product is MRWLAVLAVLLGAVVAPATARAETIARIDHVVAVTDRWLQVFVDSPAMGGTVQVDVLLPPHPSVPRPTVYLLEGIDSARPDQNDWTFQGGAVDFFTDKDVNVVLPVGGAGSYYTDWQRDDSVRGHQKWETLLTQELPPLLDDRFDGNGRNAIVGISMGAQAAMMLAERSGALYRAVAALSGCYNTADAVGQAELRYIIGTGGSDPQNMWGAADDPDWAAHDVLAHADRLRGKSLYVYAASGLPGEHENAGTPDLPDVVFEGGAIEFGTRLCTAVLQRELGDLGIPATYDLTPAGTHSWPYWHDHLAAGWPVLAAALGV